In Gossypium arboreum isolate Shixiya-1 chromosome 5, ASM2569848v2, whole genome shotgun sequence, a single genomic region encodes these proteins:
- the LOC108473998 gene encoding protein ALTERED PHOSPHATE STARVATION RESPONSE 1 produces the protein MGCAQSRIDNEESVARCKDRKILMKEAVVARNAFAAAHSGYAISLKNTGAALSDYGHGEAEVPLQHPHQIPPLDSTPQPPPPPPMMDNLPPPPPLPNFSPSPVVPIKRAVSMPAMPVKSRKEFDASLAIEEEEEEEEEEEDEEHHEGHEVCAGNNKEDLRKDSRGSHREEITPPRTPENNNVDHHTPPMPEAKNVAWDYFFVVDGNMPGPSLDLHDDNDEESTNSNVDALENNVSGVGHVEVDGEIEPKTPERPDKVAMAAEADDKGKQQVHIEHSKTAPADFRRMVKAVSGVNLMQVLNEIDDHFLKGSESAQEVSKMLEATRLHYHSNFADNRGHIDHSERVMRVITWNRSFRGAMNGENRKGEFDSDESETHATILDKLLAWEKKLYDEVKQGEMMKLEYKRKVASLNKQKKHGTSAESLEKAKAAVSHLHTRYIVDMQSMDSTVSEVNQIRDEQLYPKLFMLVDGMANMWARMCMHHDSQLKIVEKLKSLDIAFASKETTKHHHERTIQLHNVVQEWYSQFDKLVTHQKQYIQALNNWLKLNLIPIESSLKEKVSSPPRAQNPPIQKLLHTWHDYLEMLPDEVAKSAISSFAAVIKTIIIHQEEEMKLKEKCEETRKEFLRKSQAFEEWYHKYRQRRSGSDEMDAERGEDANAKDPVSERQFVVESLKKRLEEEVEAHEKHCIQVREKSLGSLKIRLPELFRAMSDYSHACSDAYEKLRTVIQSQKPNTAPSK, from the exons ATGGGTTGCGCCCAATCCAGAATAGATAACGAAGAATCAGTGGCTCGTTGCAAGGACCGGAAAATCTTAATGAAAGAAGCGGTGGTAGCTCGCAACGCTTTTGCAGCTGCTCATTCTGGCTACGCCATTTCTTTGAAGAATACCGGTGCTGCTTTGAGTGACTATGGTCATGGTGAAGCGGAAGTGCCTCTCCAACACCCTCACCAGATCCCTCCCCTCGACTCTACCCCTCAACCGCCTCCACCGCCTCCGATGATGGACAACCTCCCTCCACCGCCTCCGCTTCCTAACTTCTCTCCTAGCCCCGTTGTCCCCATCAAACGCGCCGTTAGTATGCCCGCAATGCCCGTCAAGAGTCGTAAGGAGTTCGATGCTTCCCTCGCTAttgaagaagaagaggaggaggaagaagaagaagaagatgaagaacaTCACGAGGGACACGAAGTGTGTGCCGGTAATAATAAGGAAGATTTGAGAAAAGATTCACGAGGGTCCCATAGGGAGGAGATAACTCCACCAAGGACTCCTGAGAACAACAATGTGGACCACCACACGCCTCCGATGCCGGAAGCTAAAAACGTGGCTTGGGATTACTTCTTCGTGGTCGACGGTAACATGCCGGGTCCGAGCTTGGATTTGCACGACGACAATGACGAAGAATCTACTAATTCGAATGTCGATGCTTTAGAGAACAATGTCAGTGGTGTGGGCCACGTCGAAGTTGATGGTGAGATTGAGCCAAAGACGCCGGAGAGGCCGGATAAGGTTGCGATGGCAGCTGAGGCTGACGACAAAGGGAAGCAACAGGTACATATCGAGCACTCGAAAACGGCTCCGGCAGATTTCAGAAGAATGGTGAAGGCTGTTTCCGGTGTGAATTTAATGCAGGTTTTGAATGAGATTGATGACCATTTCTTGAAAGGCTCAGAGAGTGCTCAAGAGGTTTCTAAGATGCTGGAGGCCACAAGGTTGCATTATCATTCCAATTTTGCTGATAATCGAG GACATATTGATCATTCTGAAAGGGTAATGCGTGTCATTACATGGAATAGGTCTTTCAGAGGTGCGATGAATGGTGAAAACCGGAAGGGTGAATTCGATTCTGATGAGTCTGAGACTCATGCCACTATTCTGGACAAGTTGCTAGCATGGGAGAAGAAACTCTATGATGAAGTGAAG CAAGGAGAGATGATGAAGCTCGAATATAAACGGAAGGTTGCTTCGTTAAACAAGCAGAAGAAACATGGAACTAGTGCCGAATCATTGGAAAAAGCAAAAGCAGCTGTAAGTCATTTGCACACGAGATACATAGTTGACATGCAGTCCATGGATTCAACAGTATCGGAAGTTAACCAAATACGTGATGAGCAGTTGTATCCAAAACTTTTTATGCTTGTTGATGG GATGGCTAACATGTGGGCAAGGATGTGCATGCATCATGATAGCCAGCTGAAGATTGTTGAAAAGCTTAAATCTCTCGACATTGCCTTTGCCTCCAAAGAAACAACAAAGCACCACCACGAGCGCACCATCCAACTTCATAATGTTGTCCAAGAATGGTATTCTCAGTTTGATAAGCTTGTCACTCATCAAAAGCAATACATCCAAGCTCTCAACAACTGGTTAAAGTTGAATCTGATCCCTATTGAAAGCAGCCTGAAAGAGAAAGTCTCGTCTCCTCCACGTGCACAGAATCCTCCCATCCAAAAACTCCTTCATACATGGCATGATTATCTTGAAATGCTTCCCGATGAGGTTGCTAAATCTGCTATCTCTTCGTTTGCTGCTGTGATAAAAACCATAATCATCCATCAAGAGGAAGAGATGAAACTAAAAGAAAAGTGTGAGGAAACCCGGAAGGAATTTCTGCGAAAGAGTCAGGCTTTCGAGGAATGGTATCATAAGTATAGGCAACGGAGATCTGGATCAGATGAGATGGATGCTGAAAGAGGGGAAGATGCAAACGCAAAGGATCCTGTATCGGAGAGGCAGTTTGTGGTTGAGAGCTTGAAAAAGAGGTTGGAAGAGGAAGTCGAAGCTCACGAAAAGCATTGCATTCAAGTGAGAGAGAAATCTTTGGGAAGCCTTAAAATCCGACTGCCTGAGCTATTCCGGGCTATGTCGGACTATTCTCATGCCTGCTCTGATGCTTATGAGAAGTTAAGGACTGTTATCCAGTCACAAAAACCAAATACTGCTCCCTCAAAATAG